A stretch of Zootoca vivipara chromosome 13, rZooViv1.1, whole genome shotgun sequence DNA encodes these proteins:
- the LOC118094601 gene encoding slit homolog 2 protein-like, with protein MPLREARHAPGKRTTALQEARHTLECAPAPPGGVPCTQNGQQPCPCIPAKLLSAEGFVSAQQKLDIPPGLLEMSPFSLALLLSCTLVARASKACPHPCTCYESSSFVDCHSRHLAQVPQGVPHDTWMLDLRHNNLSGLEGGGFDALWSLRILLLSHNPIARIWPNAFRTLSFLEKMDLSHNLLVHLPHYFSDDLTSLKELKVSYNHLGGLRFNSLQYLENLEKLDLSHNRVTSIERGTFRGLSGLRHLYLQSNRLTVLYNGFSFMLQNLEVLLLNNNNISAIELEAFISLHNMKLLSLTGNQLIHLKFKTFLNIQTISTHIQFAGNPWICDCDLQRVFGKIMSVRHLHVDDYENITCASPWQLAGSPLTSVDSQLCVAETATVLVITVTVLVTVIAAIVMAERNRKKNQGKNWNEPEGPFDSEK; from the exons atgcccctccgggaggcgcgccacgCCCCCGGAAAACGCACCACTGCCCTCCAGGAGGCTCGCCACACCCTGGAATGTGcccccgcccctccgggaggcgtgccCTGCACCCAGAATGGGCAGCAGCCCTGcccctgcatacctgccaagttgct TTCAGCTGAGGGCTTTGTAAGCGCACAGCAAAAGCTGGACATTCCACCAGGCCTTCTGGAGATGTCTCCCTTCTCCTTAGCCCTCCTTTTGTCGTGCACCCTGGTGGCCCGTGCCTCCAAGGCTTGCCCCCACCCGTGCACCTGCTACGAGTCCTCCAGTTTTGTGGACTGCCACAGCCGCCACTTGGCCCAAGTCCCCCAAGGCGTCCCTCACGACACATGGATGCTGGACCTGAGGCACAACAACCTGAGTGGGCTAGAGGGAGGCGGCTTTGATGCCCTGTGGTCCCTGAGGATTCTCCTCTTGTCCCACAACCCCATTGCGAGGATATGGCCCAATGCTTTCAGGACCctgagcttcctggagaagatggACCTCAGCCACAACCTCCTGGTCCACCTGCCGCACTACTTCTCGGACGACTTGACTTCTCTGAAGGAACTCAAGGTGTCCTACAACCACCTTGGAGGCTTGCGTTTCAACAGCTTGCAGTACCTGGAGAACTTGGAAAAGCTGGACCTGAGCCACAACCGGGTGACTTCGATCGAGAGAGGAACTTTCCGGGGCCTCTCCGGGCTCAGGCACCTCTACCTTCAGTCTAACAGGCTTACGGTGCTCTACAATGGCTTCTCCTTCATGCTGCAGAACCTTGAGGTCCTcttgctgaacaacaacaacatcagcgcCATTGAGCTAGAGGCTTTCATCTCTTTGCACAACATGAAGCTTCTGTCCCTGACAGGCAACCAGCTCATCCACCTCAAGTTCAAGACGTTCCTGAACATCCAGACCATCAGCACCCATATCCAATTTGCAGGCAACCCGTGGATTTGCGACTGCGACCTCCAGCGTGTTTTCGGCAAGATCATGAGTGTCCGGCACCTCCATGTGGATGACTACGAGAACATCACCTGCGCCAGCCCCTGGCAGCTGGCTGGGTCACCCCTCACGTCTGTGGACAGTCAGCTGTGCGTGGCAGAGACCGCCACTGTCCTGGTTATCACTGTCACCGTCTTGGTGACGGTGATCGCTGCCATTGTCATGGCagagaggaacaggaagaagAACCAGGGCAAGAACTGGAATGAACCTGAAGGTCCCTTTGACTCGGAGAAATGA